One Hippocampus zosterae strain Florida chromosome 4, ASM2543408v3, whole genome shotgun sequence genomic window carries:
- the LOC127600018 gene encoding cytochrome P450 1A1 — protein MVLMILPWVGAVSVSESLVALTTLCLVYLLLKYLRSDVPQGLRRLPGPRPLPIIGNVLQVGKRPYLSLTAMSKRYGPVFKIQIGMRPVVVLSGSETVRQALIKQGEDFSGRPDLYTFRFINDGESLAFSTDQAGVWRVRRKLAYSALRSFATLNGTTPQYSCMLEEHICKEGEYLVEQLNKVMKADGSFDPFRHIVVSVANVICGMCFGRRYDHDDQELLGLVNLSDEFSQVVGSGNPADFIPALQYLPSATMRAFVSLNARFTDFVRKIVVDHYTTFNKDNIRDITDSLIDHCEDRKLDENSNVQVSDGKVVGIVNDLFGAGFDTVSTALSWSVMYLVAYPEMQERLYQELKNKVGLHRSPLLSDKVNLPLLEAFILEIFRHSSFLPFTIPHCTTKDTSLNGFFIPKDTCIFINQWQINQDPETWKDPSTFNPERFLSDDGTELNKQEGEKVMLFGMGKRRCIGEVIARHEVFLFLAIIVQRLHFHTMPGDPVDMTPEYGLTMKHKRCHLRATMRPFNVQ, from the exons ATGGTGCTAATGATACTGCCGTGGGTGGGGGCCGTGTCCGTGTCGGAGAGCCTGGTGGCTTTGACCACGCTGTGTCTGGTCTACCTGTTGCTGAAGTACCTCCGCAGCGACGTTCCGCAAGGGCTGCGGCGGCTCCCGGGGCCCCGACCCCTGCCGATCATCGGCAACGTGCTCCAAGTGGGCAAAAGGCCTTACCTGAGCCTGACTGCCATGAGCAAGCGCTACGGCCCCGTGTTTAAGATCCAGATTGGCATGCGTCCCGTGGTGGTGCTGAGCGGCAGCGAAACGGTGCGACAGGCGCTCATCAAACAAGGAGAGGACTTCTCGGGCAGGCCCGACCTGTACACGTTCCGCTTCATCAACGACGGCGAGAGTCTGGCCTTCAGCACGGACCAGGCAGGTGTGTGGCGGGTCCGTCGGAAGCTGGCCTACAGCGCCTTGCGCTCCTTTGCCACCCTGAATGGCACCACGCCGCAGTACTCCTGCATGCTGGAGGAACACATCTGCAAGGAGGGCGAGTATCTGGTCGAGCAGCTCAACAAAGTCATGAAGGCCGACGGCAGCTTTGACCCCTTTCGCCACATCGTCGTCTCTGTGGCCAACGTCATATGCGGAATGTGCTTCGGCCGCCGCTACGACCACGACGACCAAGAGCTTCTGGGCCTGGTCAATCTCAGTGACGAGTTCAGTCAAGTGGTGGGCAGCGGCAACCCAGCCGATTTCATCCCGGCTCTCCAGTACCTGCCGAGTGCCACCATGAGGGCATTTGTAAGCCTCAACGCCCGCTTCACCGACTTTGTAAGGAAGATTGTGGTTGACCACTACACCACCTTCAACAAG GACAACATTCGCGACATCACCGACTCTCTCATCGACCACTGCGAGGACAGGAAGCTTGACGAGAACTCCAATGTCCAGGTGTCGGATGGCAAGGTCGTCGGGATCGTCAATGACCTCTTTGGAGCCG GTTTCGACACCGTCTCGACCGCCCTGTCATGGTCAGTCATGTACTTGGTGGCTTATCCGGAGATGCAGGAAAGACTTTATCAGGAGCTGA AGAACAAAGTGGGACTTCACCGCTCTCCTCTTTTGTCCGACAAAGTCAACCTGCCCCTCCTGGAGGCCTTCATCCTGGAAATCTTTCGTCACTCATCATTCCTGCCCTTCACTATCCCCCATTG CACCACAAAGGACACATCTCTGAACGGCTTTTTTATTCCCAAAGACACCTGCATCTTTATCAATCAATGGCAAATCAATCAAGACCC tgagacctggaaggatCCATCCACCTTCAACCCGGAGCGCTTCCTGAGTGATGATGGCACCGAGCTCAATAAGCAGGAGGGCGAGAAGGTGATGCTCTTTGGCATGGGCAAGCGCCGGTGCATCGGCGAGGTCATCGCGCGGCACGAGGTCTTCCTCTTCCTGGCCATCATTGTGCAGAGGCTGCATTTCCACACCATGCCCGGCGATCCTGTCGACATGACGCCCGAGTATGGCCTCACCATGAAGCACAAACGCTGCCACCTGAGAGCTACCATGCGACCGTTTAACGTGCAGTGA